In the genome of Nymphaea colorata isolate Beijing-Zhang1983 chromosome 9, ASM883128v2, whole genome shotgun sequence, one region contains:
- the LOC116260935 gene encoding uncharacterized protein LOC116260935: MEKSGSIRRALKTTIFMAAMIGSLLSLLVFTAPLLLVLTDMLLPSALLYTFTPFSSVRSVAILLRNYDFRSSLVDIPLISIARSVVITCVYSLCDGRGLSYGPYVGVTVLCSLVSVMVVALKAWAFGTAVVVDGGRFVYYHNLQQQNESHHHGLWQVMGMQVMMMCSLVLALGHIAAAYRTRRKERKKLLLYRIDPEAVFVYKNGMLPGGYHNTKTSH; encoded by the exons ATGGAGAAGTCCGGGAGCATTCGGCGAGCGCTGAAGACAACAATCTTCATGGCTGCCATGATCGGTTCTCTGCTCTCCCTGCTGGTCTTCACGGCTCCCTTGCTTCTGGTGCTGACCGATATGCTCCTTCCTTCTGCACTCTTGTACACTTTCACGCCCTTCTCCTCAGTCCGTTCCGTCGCCATCCTTCTCCGGAACTACGATTTCCGTTCATCCCTCGTCGACATACCGTTGATTTCGATTGCCAGATCGGTTGTGATCACAT GTGTTTATTCATTGTGCGATGGGCGTGGCCTTTCTTACGGGCCTTATGTGGGCGTTACGGTCTTGTGTTCGTTGGTCTCTGTGATGGTAGTTGCTCTCAAGGCGTGGGCTTTTGGTACTGCTGTGGTCGTAGATGGAGGGAGATTTGTCTATTACCATAATCTGCAACAGCAGAATGAGAGTCATCATCATGGGCTATGGCAGGTCATGGGGATGCAGGTGATGATGATGTGCTCCCTAGTTTTGGCACTTGGTCATATTGCGGCAGCCTACAGGACCAGGCgcaaggagaggaagaagctCCTCTTGTATAGAATTGATCCTGAAGCc GTATTTGTTTACAAGAATGGAATGCTTCCTGGTGGTTATCATAATACCAAGACTTCTCATTGA
- the LOC116261370 gene encoding uncharacterized protein LOC116261370: MASQEYVDKMEARKNFTNLWHTDLISTMQVDLPYCCLAFWCGPCVSYMLRKRALYGDMNRYVCCAGYMPCSGRCGESKCPEFCLFTEVLLCFGNSVASTRFLLQDQFNIQTTPCDNCIIGFMFCLQQLACIFSIIAMIVGSDEIQAASHALNCLSDSVYCTVCACMQTQHKIEMDKRDGKFGPPGPMAVPPVQQMSRIDQPLPPQAGYVASYPGQPAYPPYGYPPPAGYPPAPAGYPPAPAGYPPPPPQPYSSQPYAPHGYYSK, from the exons ATGGCGTCGCAAGAGTACGTGGACAAGATGGAGGCTCGCAAGAACTTCACCAATCTCTGGCACACTGACCTGATAAGCACCATGCAGGTGGATCTGCCAT attgCTGTCTCGCGTTTTGGTG TGGACCCTGTGTATCATACATGCTTCGCAAACGAGCTCTATACGGTGATATGAACAG ATACGTGTGTTGTGCAGGTTACATGCCATGCAGTGGAAGATGTGGCGAAAGTAAGTGCCCAGAGTTTTGCCTATTCACAGAG GTTCTTCTATGCTTTGGAAATTCTGTCGCATCAACACGTTTTTTGTTGCAAGATCAGTTCAATATTCAGACAACACCTTGCGACAACTGCATAatt GGATTCATGTTTTGTCTCCAACAACTAGCATGCATATTTTCTATTATTGCGATGATTGTAGGAAGTGATGAAATACAAGCTGCTTCACATGCACTCAACTGTTTGTCAGATTCTGTGTACTGCAC GGTTTGTGCATGCATGCAG ACCCAACACAAGATTGAAATGGATAAACGAGATGGTAAGTTCGGCCCACCAGGCCCAATGGCAGTTCCTCCTGTTCAGCAGATGTCACGCATAGACCAACCTCTTCCTCCACAAGCTGGCTATGTTGCTTCCTACCCTGGACAACCTGCATATCCTCCTTATGGATACCCTCCACCTGCTGGTTATCCTCCTGCTCCTGCTGGTTATCCTCCTGCTCCCGCTGGttatcctcctcctcctcctcagcCATATTCTTCTCAGCCCTATGCTCCTCACGGCTATTACTCCAAGTGA
- the LOC116260832 gene encoding LOW QUALITY PROTEIN: expansin-A7-like (The sequence of the model RefSeq protein was modified relative to this genomic sequence to represent the inferred CDS: substituted 1 base at 1 genomic stop codon), producing the protein MSFIRIKFCMVVLLGTXKLVHGHPSGWIDAHATFYGDETASETMGGACGYGNLFSNGYGTDTAALSSVLYQDGLGCGQCYEIRCNGAPACYQKSIIVTATNLCPPNWAEPSDNGGWCNPPRQHFDLAKPAFMQIAEWHAGIVPVQYRRVACTPKGGIRFTLQGNAYWLLVYIMNMGGGGDILEVAVMGSETGWITMSHNWGATYQAFSALGGQTLSFRITCRSTKQTLILNNVAPSGWQFGMTYEGDLNFH; encoded by the exons ATGTCCTTCATCCGTATAAAATTTTGCATGGTCGTTCTTTT AGGAACCTGAAAACTGGTTCATGGTCAC CCCTCTGGTTGGATCGACGCTCATGCAACTTTCTATGGAGATGAAACTGCTTCAGAGACCATGG gaGGAGCGTGCGGATATGGAAACCTGTTCAGCAACGGATATGGAACCGATACTGCAGCGCTTAGCTCTGTCCTGTACCAAGACGGCCTCGGATGCGGGCAATGCTACGAAATAAGATGCAATGGTGCACCAGCATGCTACCAGAAATCCATTATAGTCACCGCCACAAACCTCTGCCCACCGAACTGGGCTGAGCCTTCCGACAACGGAGGGTGGTGCAACCCGCCACGCCAACACTTCGACTTGGCCAAGCCAGCCTTCATGCAGATCGCCGAGTGGCATGCCGGCATTGTTCCAGTTCAATACCGTAG GGTTGCATGTACCCCAAAGGGTGGGATCAGGTTCACGTTGCAGGGCAACGCATACTGGCTGCTGGTGTACATAATGAACATGGGTGGAGGGGGAGACATCTTGGAAGTGGCTGTCATGGGCAGCGAAACCGGTTGGATAACAATGTCCCACAATTGGGGCGCCACATACCAGGCTTTCTCCGCACTCGGAGGCCAAACCCTGTCTTTCAGGATCACATGCCGCTCTACCAAGCAGACCCTCATTTTGAACAACGTTGCTCCTTCAGGCTGGCAGTTTGGAATGACATATGAAGGAGATCTCAACTTCCATTAG